The following are encoded in a window of Penicillium oxalicum strain HP7-1 chromosome II, whole genome shotgun sequence genomic DNA:
- a CDS encoding ATP-dependent RNA helicase dbp5: MSTENTETAGSLADRITKPDESVQPATSNGSTEEKKDDGAGVAAQGSSLQEPEFDVEVKLSDLQADPNNPLFSVKRFEDLGLDPRILKGLSAMNFRKPSKVQERALPLLMHNPPKNLIGQSQSGTGKTAAFVLNVLSRLDLSTEEMRATPQALILAPTRELARQIGGVIRDIGQFLEGLTIGIAVPMDPSERPKRMTAAAVVGTPGTVAELIKRRILNPTQFKVLVLDEADNMLEGQGLGDQCIRTKGMLPRNIQVVLFSATFPPLVRTYAMKFAPEANEITLRHEELTVDGIKQLYMDCATDEQKYNSLVQLYGLLTVGSSIIFVGTRVAAAEIEKRMTAEGHTVASLTGGIDGAQRDAVIDAFRSGEAKVLITTNVLARGIDVSTVSLVVNYDVPVVIPQGSRQRQPDFQTYLHRIGRTGRFGRIGVAITFVSNREEWNWLRQIQEHFGCAIEQLDTSDWDEVERMIKKTIKNTRAQAKFATGQ; this comes from the exons ATGTCAACTGAAAACACCGAGACCGCCGGCTCCTTGGCCGACCGCATCACCAAGCCCGATGAATCTGTGCAGCCTGCCACCTCCAACG GTTCtaccgaagagaagaaggatgacGGTGCTGGCGTAGCTGCCCAGGGATCAAGTCTGCAGGAGCCCGAGTTCGACGTCGAGGTCAAGCTGAGTGACCTCCAAGCGGACCCGAACAACCCTCTGTTCTCCGTCAAGCGGTTCGAGGATCTCGGCCT TGACCCCCGTATCCTGAAAGGCCTGTCCGCGATGAATTTCCGAAAGCCGTCCAAGGTGCAAGAGCGTGCGCTGCCCCTGTTGATGCACAATCCTCCCAAGAACCTCATTGGGCAATCTCAGTCTGGTACTGGCAAGACGGCTGCCTTTGTTTTGAACGTTTTGAGCCGTCTTGATCTCTCCACCGAGGAAATGCGGGCGACTCCTCAGGCCCTCATTCTAGCTCCTACCCGTGAGCTTGCTCGTCAGATTGGTGGCGTGATCCGCGACATCGGTCAGTTCCTTGAGGGGTTGACCATTGGCATTGCTGTTCCCATGGACCCGTCTGAGCGCCCCAAGCGCATGACCGCTGCGGCCGTCGTTGGAACACCCGGCACCGTCGCCGAGCTGATCAAGCGACGAATCCTGAACCCTACCCAGTTCAAGGTCCTCGTCCTGGACGAGGCTGACAATATGCTCGAGGGACAGGGTCTGGGCGACCAGTGCATCCGCACCAAGGGCATGCTGCCCAGGAACATTCAAGTGGTCCTCTTTTCTGCAACATTCCCTCCCCTTGTCCGCACCTACGCCATGAAGTTTGCTCCGGAAGCCAACGAGATCACCCTGCGCCACGAGGAGCTGACCGTCGACGGGATCAAGCAGCTGTACATGGACTGTGCGACCGACGAGCAAAAGTACAACAGTCTGGTCCAGCTTTATGGACTGCTGACCGTTGGCTCGTCtatcatcttcgtcgga ACTCGTGTGGCAGCCGCGGAGATTGAGAAGCGCATGACCGCGGAGGGACATACGGTGGCTTCCCTCACTGGTGGTATTGATGGCGCTCAGCGTGACGCGGTCATTGATGCCTTCCGCAGTGGTGAGGCCAAGGTGCTCATCACAACCAACGTCCTCGCTCGTGGCATTGACGTGTCCACGGTCTCCCTCGTCGTCAACTACGACGTTCCGGTGGTCATTCCTCAAGGCAGTCGTCAGCGCCAGCCTGACTTCCAGACCTATCTCCACCGTATCGGTCGGACAGGTCGTTTCGGTCGAATTGGTGTGGCCATCACCTTCGTGTCGAACCGGGAAGAATGGAACTGGCTTCGACAGATCCAGGAACACTTTGGCTGCGCAATCGAGCAGCTGGACACTTCGGACTGGGACGAGGTCGAGCggatgatcaagaagaccatCAAGAACACCCGGGCACAGGCGAAATTCGCGACAGGTCAGTAG